A genomic region of Leptolyngbya sp. NIES-2104 contains the following coding sequences:
- a CDS encoding CHASE2 domain-containing protein: MRQWVGVGISAIAVAAAVLGLQVAGAFQPLELMVLDQWFRARPPEAVDARIVIVTIDESDFNAIGRYPIPDAEFAQVLSKIRQQKPRVIGMDVYRNLPVEPGHNALIQIYQQTPNLIGVEKTLSGANMPSVDPPPILREQGQIAASDLVLDPDGKVRRNLLSLRVNSIWGKQARTVTTLGTRLALEYLKAEGVTPRSLPGGAIQLGKAYLEPLQANAGGYVRGDIGGFQLLANFRNLQRSFTSVSFSDVLNDRVAAQLMQDRIVLIGSIAESLNDRFFTPYSNTAKLTSAGVVIHADFTSQLISAALDSRPILRGVPEWIETIWCWLWLGIGVVLGTRFRAPHRTFVWMVGVAIAGVLTAYGLFLSGWWITIVAPLIGMKLIVVATRVYWLWQSLVQSHHALQDYTKTLEQKVQERTQALTEQNIELTRAKQEAEAADRAKTTFLANVNHELRTPLSIILSSSELMSYDKTLSPKQRERLSMINQSVNHLLDLINEVLELAKLEAKAETIGIQTLSLKQLLHNLLKMFEPQAIEKRIQLNLECATEVPNWIQTDERKLRQVLINLLTNSLKFTNHGSITLRISCLNPKLLRFEVSDTGIGIAEYEIESLFKAFMQTESGRRSGKGTGLGLSISQQLLELLGTKLQVQSMPNVGTAFWFDLSIEPATAPTPEANLTF; this comes from the coding sequence GTGCGGCAGTGGGTAGGGGTTGGAATCAGCGCGATCGCCGTTGCAGCTGCTGTGCTCGGCTTGCAAGTGGCAGGTGCGTTTCAACCACTGGAACTCATGGTGCTAGACCAATGGTTTCGGGCGCGTCCACCGGAGGCAGTTGATGCTCGGATTGTAATTGTGACGATCGACGAATCCGATTTTAATGCGATCGGACGCTATCCGATTCCAGATGCTGAATTTGCTCAAGTGCTCTCTAAGATTCGCCAGCAAAAGCCGCGTGTGATTGGGATGGATGTCTATCGCAACCTTCCGGTTGAACCGGGACACAATGCGTTGATTCAGATTTATCAACAGACTCCGAATCTGATCGGGGTTGAAAAAACGTTGAGCGGTGCGAATATGCCCTCGGTTGATCCGCCTCCGATTTTGCGGGAACAGGGTCAGATAGCAGCGAGCGATTTAGTGCTTGATCCAGACGGGAAGGTGCGGCGCAACCTTTTATCGCTGCGGGTTAATTCAATTTGGGGAAAGCAGGCGCGAACGGTAACGACTCTGGGAACGCGGCTGGCGTTAGAGTATCTCAAGGCGGAAGGCGTTACGCCACGATCGCTGCCCGGTGGAGCGATTCAACTTGGAAAAGCGTATCTTGAACCTTTGCAGGCGAATGCGGGGGGGTATGTTCGTGGTGATATTGGTGGATTTCAGCTATTGGCGAATTTTCGGAATTTGCAGCGATCGTTTACTTCGGTGAGTTTTAGCGATGTGTTAAACGATCGAGTCGCTGCCCAATTAATGCAGGATCGGATTGTCTTGATTGGCTCGATCGCGGAGAGTTTGAACGATCGATTTTTCACGCCTTATTCTAATACGGCGAAACTCACATCCGCTGGGGTTGTCATTCATGCAGATTTCACCAGTCAGTTGATTAGTGCAGCGCTGGACAGTAGACCGATTTTGCGAGGCGTACCAGAGTGGATTGAAACAATTTGGTGCTGGCTGTGGTTGGGAATCGGCGTAGTGCTGGGAACAAGATTTCGGGCACCCCATCGGACTTTCGTTTGGATGGTGGGAGTGGCGATCGCGGGAGTTCTTACGGCTTACGGTCTATTTCTATCAGGCTGGTGGATTACGATCGTGGCACCGCTGATTGGAATGAAGCTAATCGTTGTAGCAACACGAGTCTACTGGCTATGGCAATCGTTAGTACAATCTCATCATGCACTGCAAGACTATACAAAGACGCTTGAACAAAAAGTACAAGAACGAACACAAGCGCTAACAGAACAGAATATTGAATTAACGAGGGCGAAACAGGAAGCGGAAGCTGCCGATCGAGCAAAGACGACGTTTCTAGCGAATGTGAATCACGAGTTGAGAACGCCGCTTTCAATCATTTTGAGTAGTAGTGAACTGATGAGCTATGATAAGACGCTTTCTCCGAAACAACGAGAGCGCTTATCAATGATTAATCAAAGCGTGAACCATTTGCTTGATCTCATTAATGAAGTGCTAGAGTTAGCCAAACTCGAAGCAAAAGCAGAAACAATCGGGATTCAAACACTCTCGTTAAAACAGCTACTGCATAATCTTCTAAAAATGTTTGAGCCGCAAGCGATCGAGAAGCGGATTCAATTGAATTTAGAGTGTGCCACTGAAGTTCCGAATTGGATTCAAACTGATGAACGAAAACTTCGTCAGGTCTTGATTAATTTACTAACAAATTCCTTAAAATTTACCAATCACGGAAGTATTACACTACGAATCTCTTGTTTGAATCCAAAACTGCTGCGATTTGAAGTGTCAGATACGGGAATTGGCATTGCAGAATATGAGATTGAATCGTTGTTCAAAGCATTTATGCAAACGGAATCTGGACGGCGATCGGGAAAAGGGACGGGATTAGGATTATCGATTAGTCAGCAATTGCTGGAATTACTAGGAACCAAGCTTCAGGTACAAAGTATGCCTAATGTGGGCACAGCGTTTTGGTTTGATTTGTCGATCGAGCCTGCAACAGCTCCCACTCCCGAAGCTAATTTAACCTTTTAA
- a CDS encoding ABC transporter permease, with protein sequence MTTSTPRRFRSGWDRFIELLTSETTIYVLKRLLQALFTLFLAAALSFFIIQLAPGDYLDTLRENPRISPERIDQLRRQYGLDKSWIEQFFLWVWNILTRGDFGTSFVYNRSVVSLLWERVPPTLLLALTSLIVTWGVAIPLGVLAAIKQQRWVDRVLQVLSYTGQGFPSFITALLLLIFAQNTSPLFPVGDLTSIDFADLTPLGKILDVAWHLVLPTLALAIAGFAGLQRIMRGQLLDVLRQDYVQTARAKGLPENRVIYVHALRNAINPLITLLGFEFASLLGGAFITENFFNLPGLGRLILQAVQAQDLYLIMSSLMMGAVMLILGNLIADLLLKAVDPRISLEDLN encoded by the coding sequence ATGACGACCTCCACACCAAGAAGATTTAGATCTGGCTGGGATCGATTTATCGAACTCCTCACAAGTGAGACAACAATCTATGTTCTTAAACGATTGTTGCAAGCTTTATTTACATTGTTTCTTGCTGCCGCTCTGAGCTTTTTTATCATTCAACTGGCTCCCGGAGATTATCTCGACACGCTGCGCGAAAATCCTCGAATTTCACCAGAACGAATCGATCAACTCCGACGGCAGTATGGATTAGATAAATCTTGGATAGAACAGTTCTTCTTGTGGGTGTGGAACATTCTCACACGCGGCGATTTTGGAACGAGCTTTGTGTACAACCGCTCGGTCGTTTCATTACTTTGGGAACGAGTCCCCCCGACCTTGTTACTTGCGCTCACTTCGCTGATTGTGACTTGGGGTGTGGCGATTCCGCTGGGCGTATTGGCTGCGATTAAACAGCAGCGCTGGGTCGATCGAGTGCTTCAAGTTCTGAGCTACACCGGGCAAGGATTCCCTAGCTTTATTACTGCATTGTTACTGTTAATCTTTGCTCAAAACACGTCGCCATTGTTCCCGGTGGGCGATTTGACCAGCATCGATTTTGCAGATTTAACCCCGTTGGGAAAGATTCTAGATGTCGCGTGGCATTTAGTTTTACCGACATTGGCTTTAGCGATCGCAGGTTTTGCCGGATTACAGCGAATTATGCGCGGACAACTTCTTGATGTGTTGCGCCAAGACTATGTGCAAACAGCACGAGCAAAAGGACTGCCTGAAAATCGGGTGATCTATGTTCATGCGTTGAGAAATGCAATCAACCCACTGATCACATTGTTGGGCTTTGAGTTTGCAAGCTTGCTGGGTGGTGCATTCATCACAGAAAATTTCTTTAACTTACCCGGACTCGGAAGATTGATTCTTCAAGCAGTTCAGGCACAAGATCTTTATTTGATCATGTCGAGTCTGATGATGGGTGCAGTGATGTTAATTTTAGGAAATCTCATTGCCGATCTATTATTAAAGGCAGTTGATCCACGGATTAGCCTGGAAGACCTAAATTAA
- a CDS encoding RluA family pseudouridine synthase, whose product MCRNINEQPVYWYEGICPRSNKLLRLPRTQFVEAIAHELMQELAADEQYSREGKMYGVLLAETAQGKQQILKAFSGLLNGESIAQGWVPPIPGRDRVQLNESITLTLLESLKKQIIQLHEIPEREQYQKLSEEYNQKLKQLSEVHQQRKLERQKQRQNDNNSDLDEQSKRDGIEKRNLKRDRSSILNPLKQIIDQADKQILQLKQQRKRLSQQLQLEMYDSYRVTNFAGETRSLSSLLTSMPTGTGECCAPKLLHHAATHGLKPLAMAEFWWGESIGDKIQGEFYGACVERCQPILGFLLSGLESIELVYQDDWIIVVNKPAGVLSVRGRYGQDCILDRFSEFLIPVHRLDQDTSGLLILARDTQTYKQLSEQFQQRKIHKVYEAVLSKPITQKEGTIELPLWSDPNDRPKQKVDHRGKSAITNFRVLAPTRIEFYPVTGRTHQLRVHAAEGLGVAIVGDRLYGDPTSSDRLHLHARDLQFTHRGQTLTLKTVTPF is encoded by the coding sequence ATGTGTAGAAATATTAATGAACAACCAGTGTATTGGTACGAGGGAATTTGTCCGCGATCGAACAAACTTTTACGCTTACCTCGCACCCAATTTGTTGAAGCGATCGCGCACGAATTAATGCAGGAACTTGCCGCAGATGAGCAGTATTCCCGCGAGGGTAAAATGTACGGTGTTTTACTTGCAGAGACCGCTCAAGGAAAACAGCAAATTCTCAAAGCATTTTCAGGATTGTTGAACGGGGAGAGTATTGCACAAGGGTGGGTTCCGCCGATTCCGGGACGCGATCGAGTTCAGCTAAATGAATCAATTACACTAACATTACTCGAATCGCTTAAGAAACAGATTATCCAACTTCACGAAATTCCTGAACGAGAACAATATCAGAAACTATCTGAAGAATACAATCAGAAATTGAAGCAATTATCAGAAGTACATCAGCAGCGAAAACTAGAAAGACAAAAGCAGAGACAAAATGATAATAATTCTGATCTCGATGAACAGAGTAAGCGAGATGGAATTGAGAAACGGAATTTGAAACGAGATCGCAGTTCTATTCTCAACCCATTAAAACAAATCATTGATCAAGCTGACAAGCAGATTCTACAACTCAAGCAACAACGCAAACGATTATCACAGCAGCTTCAATTAGAAATGTACGATAGTTATCGCGTGACGAATTTTGCTGGAGAAACGCGATCGCTGTCTAGTTTGCTCACTTCGATGCCAACCGGAACCGGAGAATGCTGCGCCCCGAAACTTTTGCATCATGCGGCAACTCATGGGTTAAAACCGTTAGCAATGGCAGAATTTTGGTGGGGGGAATCGATTGGCGATAAGATTCAAGGCGAATTTTATGGAGCGTGTGTGGAGCGATGTCAGCCGATTCTAGGATTTTTGCTTTCGGGGCTGGAGTCGATCGAACTAGTCTATCAAGATGATTGGATCATCGTCGTGAATAAGCCTGCTGGAGTGTTGTCAGTGCGAGGACGATACGGGCAAGATTGCATTCTCGATCGCTTTTCTGAATTCTTAATTCCCGTTCATCGATTAGATCAAGATACTTCTGGATTGTTGATTCTTGCCCGCGATACGCAAACTTATAAACAGTTAAGCGAACAGTTCCAACAACGCAAAATACACAAAGTTTACGAAGCAGTGTTATCGAAACCGATTACGCAAAAAGAAGGTACGATCGAGTTACCGCTGTGGAGTGATCCGAACGATCGACCCAAGCAAAAAGTCGATCACCGTGGAAAATCTGCTATCACAAACTTTCGAGTGTTAGCCCCTACTCGTATCGAATTCTATCCTGTTACCGGACGAACTCATCAGTTACGAGTTCATGCCGCTGAGGGACTCGGAGTCGCGATCGTGGGCGATCGATTGTATGGCGATCCTACTTCAAGCGATCGCTTACACTTACATGCACGCGATCTACAATTCACCCATCGCGGACAAACCTTGACTCTCAAAACCGTTACGCCCTTCTAA
- a CDS encoding D-alanyl-D-alanine carboxypeptidase: MRYSASALLVSLLLIAGCSNPETAQSPVSESPKPEAARNLVIPSAPPSAPLAIAPTTPDPNTTKLVQPYLAKLAAQGYPSSAQGLWIQTGNQLLANHQGTTPLSAASLTKVATSLAALQTYGVDHRFQTIVGTNGTIENGVVKGDLIVQGGDDPLFVWEEAIALGNALSQQGIKQVTGDLIVTGRFFMNFETDLGKTGTLLKQGLNAKTWSSEVIAQYETLPAGTPKPQIAIAGSVKVAANPPSFKTIARHQSLPLPELLKRMNRFSNNAMAEIVASSIGGAKVVSFKAAQAAGVPQTEVILVNGSGLAVENRISPRAVCSMFLAIDQLLKPSKMTIGDIFAIVGTDEGILDGRKLPTGLVTKSGSLNEVSALAGVLPTSKNGLVWFVIMNGGGANLEGFRSGQEALLNSFANQWGRVPTAPAELAANRDRANLKSVIEKAN; this comes from the coding sequence ATGCGCTACTCTGCTTCTGCCCTGTTGGTTAGCTTGCTGCTGATAGCGGGATGTTCTAATCCTGAAACGGCTCAATCTCCGGTTTCTGAAAGCCCCAAACCAGAAGCAGCCCGCAATCTCGTTATTCCTTCTGCACCGCCGTCTGCCCCGCTCGCGATCGCGCCCACGACTCCAGATCCAAACACCACGAAGCTTGTTCAACCGTATCTCGCTAAACTCGCCGCTCAAGGTTATCCGTCATCGGCTCAAGGTCTCTGGATTCAAACCGGAAATCAGCTTCTCGCAAACCATCAGGGAACGACACCCCTTTCTGCTGCATCGCTTACGAAAGTTGCAACTTCTCTAGCGGCACTACAGACTTACGGAGTTGATCATCGATTTCAAACGATCGTGGGAACGAATGGAACGATTGAAAACGGAGTCGTCAAAGGGGATTTGATTGTTCAAGGGGGCGATGATCCGCTTTTCGTCTGGGAAGAAGCGATCGCACTTGGAAATGCACTTTCTCAACAAGGAATCAAACAAGTCACAGGCGATTTGATTGTCACAGGTCGCTTCTTCATGAATTTTGAGACCGATTTAGGCAAGACTGGAACACTACTAAAACAAGGCTTGAATGCGAAAACTTGGTCGAGTGAAGTGATCGCACAATATGAAACGCTTCCGGCTGGCACTCCCAAACCACAAATCGCGATCGCAGGTTCGGTAAAAGTTGCCGCGAATCCTCCAAGCTTTAAGACGATCGCGCGACATCAATCGTTACCGCTGCCTGAACTGCTAAAGAGAATGAACCGTTTTAGTAATAATGCAATGGCAGAGATTGTGGCAAGCTCGATCGGGGGCGCGAAAGTCGTTTCTTTCAAAGCTGCACAAGCCGCAGGAGTACCCCAGACCGAAGTAATTTTAGTCAATGGTTCGGGGTTAGCAGTGGAAAATCGAATTTCGCCGCGGGCTGTATGCTCGATGTTTTTAGCGATCGATCAATTGCTCAAACCCTCAAAAATGACGATCGGGGATATTTTCGCGATCGTCGGCACTGATGAAGGGATTCTCGACGGTCGCAAGCTTCCGACTGGACTCGTGACAAAATCCGGCAGTCTCAATGAAGTGAGTGCGTTAGCGGGAGTATTACCCACTAGCAAGAATGGCTTAGTTTGGTTTGTGATTATGAATGGTGGGGGCGCAAATCTAGAAGGATTCCGCTCAGGACAAGAAGCATTGTTAAATTCGTTTGCGAATCAATGGGGGAGAGTGCCAACGGCTCCGGCAGAACTAGCGGCAAATCGCGATCGAGCGAATCTCAAATCTGTGATTGAAAAAGCAAATTAA
- a CDS encoding NUDIX hydrolase, with product MKSSIQAIIQAIELHCPIDEIEAAHKAAILDHFKHSAEPMDSFCFEPGHATGSAWVMAKETQQFALIHHKTLDRWLQPGGHAEAEEPDLLTVSLREAQEELGIVLDPNRASLLDLDVHRIPETKKYPSHLHFDFRYLCITQLQPLKPATDVDRSEWFSLDQLKALQLDPGIERMIQKSLKG from the coding sequence ATGAAATCTTCCATTCAAGCGATCATTCAAGCGATCGAACTTCATTGCCCGATCGACGAGATCGAAGCCGCTCACAAAGCTGCCATTCTTGATCATTTCAAACACAGTGCTGAACCGATGGATTCCTTTTGCTTTGAGCCAGGACACGCAACCGGAAGTGCTTGGGTGATGGCAAAAGAGACACAGCAGTTTGCATTGATTCATCACAAAACCCTCGATCGCTGGTTGCAACCGGGAGGACATGCAGAAGCTGAAGAGCCTGATTTGCTCACTGTTTCGCTCCGAGAAGCTCAAGAAGAACTGGGAATCGTACTTGACCCCAATCGAGCCTCATTACTCGATTTAGATGTCCATCGCATTCCAGAAACGAAGAAATATCCAAGTCATTTGCATTTTGATTTTCGCTATCTTTGCATCACCCAATTGCAACCCTTAAAGCCAGCAACTGATGTCGATCGATCAGAGTGGTTTTCTCTAGATCAACTCAAAGCACTGCAACTTGATCCAGGAATTGAACGCATGATTCAAAAATCCTTAAAAGGTTAA